A genomic window from Brassica oleracea var. oleracea cultivar TO1000 chromosome C8, BOL, whole genome shotgun sequence includes:
- the LOC106308088 gene encoding KDEL-tailed cysteine endopeptidase CEP3, translating to MKVVLIFLSVLFLLRASQGFDFHENELQTEESLSNLYERWKNHHSVSRASHESIKRFNVFRHNVLHVHKTNKKNKPYKLKINRFADMTHHEFRNSYAGSNVKHHRMLRGPKRGSGRFMYENVTAVPSSVDWREKGAVTDVKNQQDCGSCWAFSTVAAVEGINKIRTNKLVSLSEQELVDCDNEENEGCSGGLMEPAFDFIKNNGGIKTEETYPYISNDVDLCRAKYIEGETVTIDGHEHVPENDEEALLKAAAHQPVSVAIDAGSSDFQLYSEGVFTGECGTQLNHGVSIVGYGETENGTKYWIVRNSWGPEWGEGGYVRIERGISENEGRCGIAMEASYPTKLSSSSSGETNTIHEPIASDAVKDEL from the exons GCTTATCGAATCTCTATGAAAGGTGGAAAAACCACCACTCTGTATCAAGAGCCTCCCACGAGTCAATAAAACGGTTCAACGTTTTTAGACACAATGTGCTTCATGTCCACAAGACAAACAAGAAAAACAAACCTTACAAACTCAAGATCAATAGATTCGCCGACATGACACACCATGAGTTCAGAAACTCCTACGCTGGCTCTAATGTTAAGCATCACCGGATGCTCCGTGGACCTAAGCGCGGATCTGGTAGATTCATGTATGAGAATGTAACCGCTGTTCCAAGTTCTGTTGATTGGAGAGAAAAAGGAGCTGTCACTGATGTCAAGAATCAACAAGATTGTG GAAGTTGCTGGGCATTTTCTACGGTTGCAGCAGTAGAAGGAATAAACAAGATCAGAACAAACAAACTAGTTTCCTTATCCGAACAAGAGCTCGTTGATTGTGACAATGAAGAGAATGAAGGCTGTTCAGGAGGTCTTATGGAACCTGCGTTTGATTTTATCAAGAACAATGGTGGTATCAAAACTGAAGAGACTTATCCTTACATTTCTAACGACGTTGATCTCTGCAGAGCTAAATATATTGAAGGAGAAACTGTAACGATTGACGGACACGAGCACGTCCCTGAGAATGACGAGGAGGCACTTCTCAAAGCTGCTGCTCATCAGCCTGTCTCTGTAGCCATTGATGCTGGGAGCTCTGATTTCCAGCTTTATTCTGAG GGTGTGTTCACTGGAGAATGTGGGACTCAGTTAAACCATGGAGTGTCGATTGTCGGGTACGGAGAGACAGAAAACGGAACAAAATATTGGATAGTGAGAAACTCATGGGGTCCTGAATGGGGAGAAGGAGGCTATGTTAGGATTGAAAGAGGAATATCTGAGAACGAAGGACGTTGCGGTATAGCAATGGAGGCTTCTTATCCCACCAAGCTCTCTTCTAGTTCCTCTGGAGAAACTAATACTATTCATGAGCCAATAGCTTCCGATGCTGTTAAAGACGAACTCTAG